One window of Nymphaea colorata isolate Beijing-Zhang1983 chromosome 1, ASM883128v2, whole genome shotgun sequence genomic DNA carries:
- the LOC116265128 gene encoding uncharacterized protein LOC116265128, which produces MPKTLPLPFPNQTTGLAAAAPPPPQSPSPLPPPQPPPPPPTTISGRKRSEGIISVFMGLCVSSHDEPTHTAMVILPNGSLQEFRQASAAKHALDGNPDCFVCNSDSMCYDEAIPPMAPDDELLPGQVYFVLPDARRKVSLSASDMAALAVKASLAMQKSGKKGKGRRPAFCRVVPVCERAAGVGSGEFEPRDDGLRKVELRRPGSVRRLQRVASKKARFACGSFKLGLSTIHEEDTVN; this is translated from the coding sequence ATGCCCAAAACCCTTCCCCTTCCCTTCCCAAATCAAACCACCGGTTTAGCAGCGGCagcgccaccaccaccacagtCACCGTCACCGCTACCACCACCACagccaccgccaccgccaccgaCGACAATAAGCGGCAGAAAACGAAGCGAAGGCATCATTTCCGTCTTCATGGGATTGTGCGTGTCATCTCACGATGAGCCAACCCATACCGCGATGGTAATCCTCCCCAACGGCTCCCTCCAGGAGTTCCGGCAAGCGTCCGCCGCCAAGCACGCCCTGGACGGGAACCCCGACTGCTTCGTCTGCAACTCCGACTCCATGTGCTACGACGAGGCCATCCCCCCCATGGCCCCCGATGACGAGCTCCTGCCCGGCCAGGTCTACTTCGTGCTGCCCGATGCCAGGCGGAAGGTCTCGCTCTCCGCCTCCGACATGGCCGCCTTGGCAGTCAAGGCCAGCCTCGCGATGCAGAAGAGCGGCAAGAAGGGGAAGGGGCGCCGCCCTGCTTTCTGCCGTGTCGTGCCGGTCTGCGAAAGGGCGGCGGGAGTGGGCTCGGGCGAGTTCGAGCCACGAGATGATGGGCTGCGTAAAGTCGAGTTGAGGAGGCCCGGCTCGGTGCGTAGGCTGCAAAGGGTTGCCTCTAAGAAGGCGAGGTTCGCTTGCGGGTCATTCAAGCTGGGGCTGAGCACGATTCATGAAGAGGATACTGTTAATTGA